From Phycisphaerae bacterium, the proteins below share one genomic window:
- a CDS encoding metallophosphoesterase produces the protein MIAVAARLRCPVQLFSSGCVRLTGTTILLIAASCAGPSSVADRGPFTIVMLPDTQRYSESRPDLFFVQTDWIRKNRDKENIVFVTHVGDLVQNRSKKPSEWKTADEAMAVLDGVVPYGVAIGNHDYDSDDGVKKGVATMYLQYFNPEQRFKGRPGYGGASPNGLNSYHLLSAGGIDLIMLFLEVEAPDDALAWASSVLEKYPTCAAIVSIHTYMKHSGRDGGRETKREYRKDGNAGEDIWQKFIRRQPQVFMVLCGHVGGLCEYRQTSRNDAGADVLEMLADYQKRENGGDGWLRLIRFVPLNREIQVRTYSPALNKFETDEDSQFVVPLVLPDQCLPKPAAVALAG, from the coding sequence CGCCAGACTTCGTTGTCCTGTTCAGCTTTTCTCATCCGGCTGTGTTCGGCTCACAGGCACGACGATCCTGCTCATCGCTGCTTCATGCGCCGGTCCATCGTCCGTTGCCGACCGAGGCCCCTTCACGATCGTCATGCTTCCGGACACGCAGCGCTACAGCGAGAGCCGCCCCGATCTGTTTTTCGTCCAGACTGACTGGATCAGGAAGAACCGTGATAAGGAGAACATCGTCTTCGTGACACACGTGGGCGATCTGGTTCAGAACCGCAGCAAGAAGCCGTCAGAATGGAAGACCGCCGACGAGGCGATGGCTGTCCTCGATGGCGTCGTGCCGTATGGTGTGGCCATCGGCAACCACGACTACGACAGCGACGATGGCGTGAAAAAGGGCGTCGCCACCATGTACTTGCAGTACTTCAATCCAGAGCAACGGTTCAAAGGCCGGCCGGGTTACGGCGGCGCCTCACCGAACGGCCTGAATTCGTATCACCTACTGTCGGCCGGCGGGATCGACCTGATCATGCTTTTCCTCGAGGTCGAGGCGCCTGATGACGCACTGGCATGGGCAAGCAGCGTGCTCGAGAAGTATCCCACGTGCGCCGCCATCGTCAGCATCCACACCTACATGAAACACAGTGGGCGTGACGGCGGACGCGAAACAAAACGCGAATACCGCAAGGACGGGAACGCCGGCGAGGACATCTGGCAGAAGTTCATTCGCCGCCAACCACAGGTGTTCATGGTGCTGTGCGGGCACGTGGGTGGCCTCTGCGAGTACCGGCAGACCTCGCGCAATGATGCCGGCGCCGACGTCCTCGAGATGCTTGCCGATTACCAGAAACGCGAGAACGGCGGCGACGGATGGCTGCGGCTCATCCGATTCGTACCGCTCAACCGTGAGATCCAGGTGCGGACGTACTCGCCCGCGTTGAACAAGTTTGAAACCGATGAGGACAGTCAGTTTGTCGTGCCGCTGGTGCTGCCGGATCAGTGCCTGCCCAAACCGGCTGCCGTCGCGCTTGCCGGTTGA